From the genome of Vitis riparia cultivar Riparia Gloire de Montpellier isolate 1030 chromosome 2, EGFV_Vit.rip_1.0, whole genome shotgun sequence:
TCACAAATGAATGCGTCCTGTTTTGATTTCTACAACCTTaacaaatcttaaaaaaaaaaaaaaaaagaaatttttagatCGCCACTGTGGACCGCCAATTCTCCCTCATCccaaacattttcaaatttcacaTTTCAAATGCGTtgaaatgaagggaaaatgtCAAAACATTTTCTTCCTCATCCCAATTGGAAGCTCAAAACAACCAAGAACACATCCAACACCACGTGTTTTGATATCGAACAAATATTTGCACAGGATGCTCAACGAACAAAGAGATGATACCTTGTATGAAGCTTTGGTTTTTACGGCATCGGCTTCCCGCATAAGAAACTACACGAATTTGAGTAGTAGGAGAGGGAACCTTTGATACTTTCTCTACATCACTGCTAGGCCTCCACCATTGATGACTGCTCATTGCTTAAGGGTTTCACCAATTTTGTCTGGTTGGTTGGGGTTTCGATGGGAATTTCGACAAACAATGTTTTAATGGGGTTTAGGTAATTTCAAGGAGGCTTTTTGGGTTTTCTAATCTCATATTATTAGCTTTCAATCAGCACATAACTTTGTACTTAAAAAACGAGTGACGTGGCTACCACATGGGATTAATGGCTAGTGTGGGTGGCAGCCAAACACCCCATTGAAGGGCATTTTTTGGCATAAGGGGAAGGGGGGTTTGCACTGTTACAGTGCACCAATTGGGCATTATTTAGGGTCAAAGGGTACTTTAAACAAAAAGAGgctttttaggtttttttttatattcccaATCATgcatatttacataatttccCCATTTTCAATTGAGGGGATGATCAATAATACTTATATAATAGGTTTAGATTGTTTCTAGGTCTCAAGCACGCCTATGCTCTAATCCCCTACAACTTCAAGTACTACATTCATgccattttgatataaattatCGATGATAACTATgattttaagatgaaaaaagatgaaaaaaagaagaaaatgaaagctATTCCAAACAAAAGATTAGtttgatgaatattttgaaaaggaatttagatatagaattttgtttttaaaagaattacttTTCTGATGGACTTTGAAAAAAGCTTAACTGCCATTGAAGTATACATCACAAAAGTTATAGGACAAATAATATtacatttgaaaaaattaatttattttaatttttttgttcacaAAAACCATTTTTGCCTTAACTCCACGTTTATCGAAGTCAATGTAAAAATTACTGGGCAGATTTTACTGGAACcgttgatgaaaattttgataccagggagaattttcataaaaaaatatattaaaaaaaaaacaaaaaaaaacaagaaaatattaaaatattgacaCCTCAGAGGTCTTCCTCCCCAAAGTGATGTCCTTCTCTCTGAATTCCTAGAAATTGGAAGCCATGGCTGAAAGCCAGACAAACCCTAAACCAAAAGAAATCTCCCCGGACGCCAAAACCCTCCTCCAAATCATTTCCGCCACCGCCCCCCACGCCCTCGCCGCCGCTCTCTCCGCCACCGCCATCCCCCCAACCCCGGACGTCGTCCAAGACGTCCTCCGCCTTTCCTACTCCAACCCCTCAGCTGCCGTCGAGTTCTTCCGTTGGGCGGGCCTCACGCGTAAGCACTCCGCTCACTCATGGAACCTCATCGTCGACCTACTCGGTAAGAACTCCAAGTTCGAGCCCATGTGGGACGCAATTCGGTCCATGAGGAATGAGGGTGCGTTGTCGTTGTCCGCTTTTATTTCTGTTTTCGGAAGCTATTGCTCCGTCGGCAGGGTTAATGAGGCGATTATGAGCTTTGAGGTTATGGACAGGTATGGAGTTTTCCTGGTATTTTTTACTTCACTGCAATGAATTTGTTGTTTCACATGAAGTAAATTTTGGTGGGTTTTGTACATTTTGAAAGGAAGTGTCGTCCTTTGTATACTAGTTCATTGCAATGGATTTGTTGCTTCTGATTAAAAGCCcaagaaaagataaagaaaaaggaaaggacgGATCTTCTAATTTATTGCAATGATTTTGCTGTTTGTGTTAAATTAGGTCTGATTTTGTACACTTGGGAAGCATTGAGTTTGTTGGATCCgatagcaaaaaataaaaatgaatggaTACCTTGAGTTTGGATAGAGGCTTAGAAATTGTACAtttacttacttttttttttttttttacatgatataaggatttttttatatgtgaattttttttattttttttaactaaaaaacaGGTATGGAATTCCACCGGATGTGGCAGCAATGAATGCTCTATTAAGTGCCATTTGCTGCGAGGGTGGCTCAACTACACTGGCGCTTGAATTCTTTGAGAAAATCAAAGTGAAGATTACACCAGATGGTGATACTTTCATGATCTTGTTGGAGGGGTGGGAGAGAGAAGGCAATGTGACAAAGGCGAAGAGTACTTTTGGGGAAATGGTGGTTCGACTTGGTTGGAGTCCGCAAAATATGGTGGCTTACAACTCGGTTTTGATGACACTTGTTCGAGGAATGGAGGTGGAGGAGGCAATCAAGTTTCTTCTAGTGATGAAAGGGAAGGGTTGCTTGCCAGGTTTGAAATTCTTCTCTAATGCTCTTGATGTTCTCCTTAAGCAGAATGATTCAACTCATGCAATTGCTTTGTGGGACATAATGTTGGATGGTGGTTTCATGCCAAATTTGATGATGTACAATACCATAATTGGTATACTCTGCAATGCTGGTGATGCTGATAACGCATTTCGGTTTTTGGATGAGATGGTTTTCTATGGTGTGTTTGCTGATTCTTTCACGTATAACATGATTTTTCAATGTCTTGTTAAGCATAAGAAGGTTCATGAAGCGGGAAAGTTCTTCATTGAAATGATCAAGAATGAATGTCCTCCAATGCCTTCTAATTGTGCTGCTGCTATTGCAATGTGTTTTGATGGTGATGACCCGGAGATGGCAATTGAGATTTGGAGCTATATGATTGAGAACTCACTCTCTCCTGTTGACGAGAGTGCAAATGCATTGCTTATTGGGCTTTGTAATTTGCGTAGGTTCTCTGATTACAGGAGGTTTGCAGAAGATATGCTTGATATGAAGATTAAAATTCATGAGTCAACCATGGAAAAACTGAAGAATGCACGCTACAAAGATGGTAGAAGTGCAAGAGATACATGTGATAGTTTATGGAAAAGGTGGAAAGTATCTCAAGATTCTGTTTTATgaacttgtttttttcttttcttttttttggcgGGATTTGGATGCCCTGCCTTTTGTTTTGATAATGTTTGCGAACATCTTTGATGTGTGGCAATCATGAATGGAAAAATCTTTCATAACAAGCAGATTTTACCATTTCTTGGTTGTGCTACTTTAgttttaaatccccattttgaTGCCTTGCTTTCTGATCTATTTTTGGTTGATTTGCTATCTTCCCTTGCTTCTTTTTTCCATTCTATTGATTACGGACTTCTTGTTCCAGTCTATTGGCTAATTTCACTTCCTTTACTGGGATGTTCTGCGGCTGGTGGTGATTTACTTACTTTTTCTGTGCTTCCCTATTTAGATCTGTGCTTCCCTATTTAGAAGATTGTAAGATGCAGCTGATTCTCGAAGGACTTGATGGTCATTTTCTGACCTGACAGAAAACTGCTTGGTTAACTTTTCTAGATTCTTTGATGGGTAATTTTCTTACCTTATCGTGTTATGTCAATTAGGATAACTTGGGGTGGCAACTTTTCTGATGATTTCTTCATTGCCActgtaaatatttttgttgtcttCTACAGCAGGCAATGTTTTTCCATTGCAAAGATTTGTGCAACTACCTTTAGTTTAGGATCTTGAGGTAGAACTTTTTGGTtccttaaattatatttatttctcattCCAGGATTTTGTGTCTTAGCGTCTCCTGTAGTTTTCCTGTATCGTGATACTTCATTACTATAATTTTGGGGTTTTCTAGATCCTAGTTGATTTTGGTTTTGGGATTCAGAAATGTCGATGAGACTTTCTATAGTTAGAGGTAGGGAAAGGAAGAAGAGATCACTTGAGATGGTGGAACTAGATGTGCAATAATTCCAATTATGGAGCTTGTTAGGTTGGACCAAtcttgattaaaatattaagcCCATTGAAAGGTAAAGTTGATCTTATTTTCCCCTTTTCTAAGCTATTCAGTCCTCTTTTTCTTTACAACTCAATTTTCatctttgttgtttttttttcttcctttcttcctCTCTCCTTTTAGATTTCTTCCTAAATGCTTCaaatattcttgtttttttacgAAACCTTAAAAATGGGGGCCATGGTTGAAACCAACCCCAACCACAAATAATCCTCGAAAACCCTAATGGGCCTTGCCCCAATGCCACTTCCCATCACATCTCGACACCTTAGTTTTCTCCTTGTGTCAAAATCATCTAAGTCCTCCTCATTGGGAGCCCCACCCTCATTCATTGTTGTTGTTCTTTTTGCCACCAACATCTCTCTTGCCCCCAAATGCTTGTAGTGGTCCTTCAACTTTCTTGCTCCACACCTTTCTACCAATGTCGAGTTCTTCCATTGGGCAAGCCTTACAAACACTTCCAATTCGTGGAATTTCATTCTCAACTTGCTTGGCTAGAACATAATGCTTAAGCCACTCTATGATGTTATTCTATCTATTAGACTAGAGAGGGGTCGATTTGCATAGGCCATTGCTTTGTTGATAATGTGAACAAGGCATTATAATGGTGGATGTTATGGACTTGTATGGAATTCCAATGGACATGGTGGCGATGAATTCTTTGTTGAGTGCCATTTTTAGGAAAGTTGATGGCACTTGAAttctttgagaaaataaaaggaaagattgCATTAAATGTTGATGCCTTTGTGACTTTATTGGGGGATTGGAAAGAAAAGGCACTATGACGAAGGCAAAGAGTAGTTTTAGGGAAGTTGTGATTTGGGTGGGTTGGAATTTGTGAATAAGATGATTGGAATCTGCAAATAAGATAGTTCATAACATGGTTTTGATGACATTTTCTTGGGGAGTGCAAGTGAATGAAATGATCAAGTTTCTTCAAGTTATTGCAGAGAATTGCTTACCAAGTTTGAATTGCTTACcaagtttgaattttttctctAATATTCT
Proteins encoded in this window:
- the LOC117926567 gene encoding pentatricopeptide repeat-containing protein At1g77360, mitochondrial-like isoform X4, producing the protein MAESQTNPKPKEISPDAKTLLQIISATAPHALAAALSATAIPPTPDVVQDVLRLSYSNPSAAVEFFRWAGLTRKHSAHSWNLIVDLLGKNSKFEPMWDAIRSMRNEGALSLSAFISVFGSYCSVGRVNEAIMSFEVMDRYGIPPDVAAMNALLSAICCEGGSTTLALEFFEKIKVKITPDGDTFMILLEGWEREGNVTKAKSTFGEMVVRLGWSPQNMVAYNSVLMTLVRGMEVEEAIKFLLVMKGKGCLPGLKFFSNALDVLLKQNDSTHAIALWDIMLDGGFMPNLMMYNTIIGILCNAGDADNAFRFLDEMVFYGVFADSFTYNMIFQCLVKHKKVHEAGKFFIEMIKNECPPMPSNCAAAIAMCFDGDDPEMAIEIWSYMIENSLSPVDESANALLIGLCNLRRFSDYRRFAEDMLDMKIKIHESTMEKLKNARYKDGRSARDTCDSLWKRWKVSQDSVL
- the LOC117926567 gene encoding pentatricopeptide repeat-containing protein At1g77360, mitochondrial-like isoform X1, producing the protein MAESQTNPKPKEISPDAKTLLQIISATAPHALAAALSATAIPPTPDVVQDVLRLSYSNPSAAVEFFRWAGLTRKHSAHSWNLIVDLLGKNSKFEPMWDAIRSMRNEGALSLSAFISVFGSYCSVGRVNEAIMSFEVMDRYGIPPDVAAMNALLSAICCEGGSTTLALEFFEKIKVKITPDGDTFMILLEGWEREGNVTKAKSTFGEMVVRLGWSPQNMVAYNSVLMTLVRGMEVEEAIKFLLVMKGKGCLPGLKFFSNALDVLLKQNDSTHAIALWDIMLDGGFMPNLMMYNTIIGILCNAGDADNAFRFLDEMVFYGVFADSFTYNMIFQCLVKHKKVHEAGKFFIEMIKNECPPMPSNCAAAIAMCFDGDDPEMAIEIWSYMIENSLSPVDESANALLIGLCNLRRFSDYRRFAEDMLDMKIKIHESTMEKLKNARYKDGRSARDTCDSLWKRCYDWKNSTKKQVCDVFEYYLVAFMECVILFCMK
- the LOC117926567 gene encoding pentatricopeptide repeat-containing protein At1g77360, mitochondrial-like isoform X2; this translates as MAESQTNPKPKEISPDAKTLLQIISATAPHALAAALSATAIPPTPDVVQDVLRLSYSNPSAAVEFFRWAGLTRKHSAHSWNLIVDLLGKNSKFEPMWDAIRSMRNEGALSLSAFISVFGSYCSVGRVNEAIMSFEVMDRYGIPPDVAAMNALLSAICCEGGSTTLALEFFEKIKVKITPDGDTFMILLEGWEREGNVTKAKSTFGEMVVRLGWSPQNMVAYNSVLMTLVRGMEVEEAIKFLLVMKGKGCLPGLKFFSNALDVLLKQNDSTHAIALWDIMLDGGFMPNLMMYNTIIGILCNAGDADNAFRFLDEMVFYGVFADSFTYNMIFQCLVKHKKVHEAGKFFIEMIKNECPPMPSNCAAAIAMCFDGDDPEMAIEIWSYMIENSLSPVDESANALLIGLCNLRRFSDYRRFAEDMLDMKIKIHESTMEKLKNARYKDGRSARDTCDSLWKRSVLPYLEDCKMQLILEGLDGHFLT
- the LOC117926567 gene encoding pentatricopeptide repeat-containing protein At1g77360, mitochondrial-like isoform X3, translated to MAESQTNPKPKEISPDAKTLLQIISATAPHALAAALSATAIPPTPDVVQDVLRLSYSNPSAAVEFFRWAGLTRKHSAHSWNLIVDLLGKNSKFEPMWDAIRSMRNEGALSLSAFISVFGSYCSVGRVNEAIMSFEVMDRYGIPPDVAAMNALLSAICCEGGSTTLALEFFEKIKVKITPDGDTFMILLEGWEREGNVTKAKSTFGEMVVRLGWSPQNMVAYNSVLMTLVRGMEVEEAIKFLLVMKGKGCLPGLKFFSNALDVLLKQNDSTHAIALWDIMLDGGFMPNLMMYNTIIGILCNAGDADNAFRFLDEMVFYGVFADSFTYNMIFQCLVKHKKVHEAGKFFIEMIKNECPPMPSNCAAAIAMCFDGDDPEMAIEIWSYMIENSLSPVDESANALLIGLCNLRRFSDYRRFAEDMLDMKIKIHESTMEKLKNARYKDGRSARDTCDSLWKSLLANFTSFTGMFCGWW